In the Streptomyces fradiae ATCC 10745 = DSM 40063 genome, GGTCAGGTCGTCCGCCAGGTTGGTGATGACGGCGGCGACGTGCGGCATCTGCGACATGCCCGCGAAGGTGGCGCCGCCCTTGAAGTCCGCGAGGACGAAGTTCAGCGTCTCCGACGAGTGGGTGACCGCCAGGCCCAGCACCAGCGTCCGCAGCAGCTCCGACTTGCCGGAGCCGGTCGCTCCCACGCACAGACCGTGCGGGCCCATGCCCTCCTGCGCGGCCTCCTTCAGGTCCAGCATGACCGGCGAGCCGTCCTCGCCGACACCGATCGGCACCCGCAGCCGCTCCGACTGCGACCTCGGCCGCCAGGTGCGGCTGACGTCCACCGACGCGGCGTCGCCCAGGTTCAGCAGGTCGGTGAACTCCAGGTTGGCCAGCAGCGGCTCGTCGTCGTCGCCGCCCGAGGCCATCCGCAGCGGCGCCAGCTGACGGGCCAGCGCCTCGGCGGCCTCCAGGCTCAGCCCGTCCGGCGTGCCCTCGTAGACGATCCCGTGCCCCGACTCCAGGCGCAGCTCGCCGGGGCGGACCACCACCGAGAGCTGGCCGCGCGCCCCGGCACCCTCACCCCGCACGACCTCCACGATCGTGACGCCCTGCAGGCCCTCCGCGGCGGCCAGCGGCGACATCGGCGGCACGGTCTGCCCGTCCAGGACCACCACGACGTGCGGCTGGTCCAGCAGTGGGTGGTCACCGCCCTGGAACCGCGGCCGGCCCTCCAGCAGCCCGGCGAGCAGGTCCTGGAGGTCCATCGGGTCCGTCGTGATCAGCCGCCGTGACCCGGCACCGTCCACGGCGCCCCGCGCCTGCGCGTGCGGCAGCCACTTGGCCCACTCCCACGCGGACGCGGCGTCCTGGCCGGTCGCGATGGCGACGACCAGGTCCTCCGGCGACTGGAGCGACGCCAGCGACGCGACCATGGCGCGCGCGGACGCCCGTACGGACTCCTGCTCGCCGCTCACCGTCACGTGGTAGAAGGACCGCAGCGAAACCGCCATCGGGAGCCCGTCGAGCGTGCCGTGCGTCGACAGGAACTGCCGCATCGCGCCCGCCGTCAGCGGCTCCAGGTCGTCCACCGGCGCCGTCTCGGGGGCGATCAGCGGTGTGGCGAGCTGCTGACTGCCCAGGCCGATCCGCACCTGCCCGAAGTCGGGGTCGGCCACGCGCCGCTCCCACACCCGGCTGCCCTCGGCGACCAGCGCCCAGAGCTGCTCGGGGGAGGGGTGCAGGTAGAACTGGGCGTCCCGCTGCAGCCGCGCGGTCCGCAGTACCGCGCGGCGGGTCTGGTTCAGGTACTTGAGGTAGTCGCGCCGCAGGTCCGCGAGCTGTCCCTGGGTGCCGCGCCGGTAGCGCACCAGCATCGCGATGCCCATCGCGAGGGTCGACGCGATCATCACCATGCCCATGATCCGCATGATCGGATTCGGGGTCATGAAGAAGAACACGACGGAGCCGCCCATGCCGAGCATCGGCAGAATCTGCATCAGCGCGCCCTCCTGCTGCCCCCGGGGCAGCTCGGGCGGAGGTTGCAGCTGCACCTGCTCGTCGGGCACTTCGGACGGCAGGACCCGTGGTGGGCGCTTGACGACGATCTGACTCACAGCTCACCAATTCCCTTGCCGGACGGAAATGTTCCTATCGGCGCCCCCGTGGCGACGGGTTCCATCCGCGGTTGGGGATCCTACTTGCGTGGGGGGTGACGGCCGGGCGGTAGGGTGACGCGACGGATTCCGCGGAGCTGCGAACTGCCGCGGGGCGAGGGACATTCGGAGCGCGGGCAGGCACTCCGGCCGCGACGGCGGGGGCACATCGCCGTCCACACCCGAGAAGTCACGCATTTCACGAGGGGAAGCAGCAGGTGAGCATGACGGCCCAGGCGGCGGCCACCACGACCGGTCACCCGGCTCCCGCGACGCCGGCCGGCGGCGGAACCGGCTTCTGCCGCGTCACCGTCGTCGCGCCCGACGGACGTGTCGACGTGGCGCTGCCCGAGGACATCCCGGTCGCCGACCTCCATCCGGAGATCCTCCGGCTGTCCGGCCAGAGCCCCGTCGAGGGCGGTCCGGTCGGATACCACCTGGTCCGCCGCGACGGCACGGTCCTCGACTCGGCCAGGTCGCTGGCCGCCCAGCGCATCCTCGACGGCGAGCTGCTGTCCTTGCGGCCGTTCGCCGAGTCGCTGCCGCCCGCCGTCTTCGACGACGTCTCGGACGCCGTCGCCTCCGCCGTCTCCCGCGACCGCCGCTTCTGGACGGACGCACTCATGCGGGGCTCCGGCCTGTTCGGCGGCTCCGTACTGCTGGTGCTGCTGGCCTTCGTCCTGTGGCAGGCCGACCCGCGCCACGACATGCACGGTCTGCCCGGCATCCTCGCCGGCGTCGCCGCGGTGCTCCTGCTGGCGCTCGCCTGCGTCCGGGCCCGCGTGTACGACGACCGGGGCTCGGCCGTCGCCCTCGGCCTCGGCGCCATGGCGAACGCCGCGGTCGGCGGCTCCGGGCTGCTGTCCGTCGCCGCCGGGCAGGGGCCGGGGCGGCTGCAGTTCCTGCTGGCCTGCGCGGCGGTCCTGGTCACGGCGCTCGTCCTGATGCTGGTGTCGCCGTCGGGGGACGGGCCGTTCGTCGCGTTCGTCCTCGCCTCGGCCGTGGGGCTGCTCGTGACCTTCGTCGCCACCCTGACCGGCATGACCCCGGTGGAGACCGCCGCCGTCTGCCCGCCGCTCGCCGCGGGCGCGCTCGCCTTCCTCCCCGGCCTCTCCACCCGCTTCGCCCGGCTCCCCATCGGCTTCGACCCGCCCCGCACCAGCGTCGGCGGGTACGACGGCGGTGAGGGCGCCCCGCAGGGTCCGGTCGACTCCGCCCGCATCGCCGCCCAGGCCCGCCGCGGCCATGAACTGCTCCTCGGCCTCGTCGGCGGTTGCGCTCTGGTCGCCGTCACCGCCGCAGGCGTCCTCGGCTTCTCCGACAACCTCTGGGGCCAGCTCCTCGCCCTCGCCACGGGCGCCGCGATGATGATGCGCGCCCATCTCTTCCGCTACTCCGCCCAGGTCGGCTGCGCGCTCGCCGCCGGCCTCGGCTCCCTCGTCCTGCTCGGCCTCGGCCTGTGCCTCAACCCGCCGGAGAGCGTTATCCGCGCCGCCCTGCGCGGTGACGGCGGGCCGCTGGACATCCGTACGGTGTGGCTCGCC is a window encoding:
- the eccD gene encoding type VII secretion integral membrane protein EccD, encoding MTAQAAATTTGHPAPATPAGGGTGFCRVTVVAPDGRVDVALPEDIPVADLHPEILRLSGQSPVEGGPVGYHLVRRDGTVLDSARSLAAQRILDGELLSLRPFAESLPPAVFDDVSDAVASAVSRDRRFWTDALMRGSGLFGGSVLLVLLAFVLWQADPRHDMHGLPGILAGVAAVLLLALACVRARVYDDRGSAVALGLGAMANAAVGGSGLLSVAAGQGPGRLQFLLACAAVLVTALVLMLVSPSGDGPFVAFVLASAVGLLVTFVATLTGMTPVETAAVCPPLAAGALAFLPGLSTRFARLPIGFDPPRTSVGGYDGGEGAPQGPVDSARIAAQARRGHELLLGLVGGCALVAVTAAGVLGFSDNLWGQLLALATGAAMMMRAHLFRYSAQVGCALAAGLGSLVLLGLGLCLNPPESVIRAALRGDGGPLDIRTVWLAAAVALIAALIVAIGLIVPNKGVTPFWGRFLEIAEGFFLLTLVPLCLAVFGVYHSIRALTS